A single genomic interval of Koleobacter methoxysyntrophicus harbors:
- a CDS encoding metallophosphoesterase family protein: MKKSRLAFIALVGIIGALIFIILFGKMDVNINAFEVQLSINIIEPGYTKLLFPPLGEIKAKTHSSPIQFTVLLKNINPEIVKEVINNPDKERVFNDIKIKSIESVKKFIFKLLFLSVLGSGILGYLFKFKAVSEILVCSLIGFLIVSTFIFWGYLTFDHNAFLDPEYSGVLKDAPWIMRLAEETIASVDKLGNMLEVTAQNAYLLFEKLDELEPLESDGDLIKVLHISDIHNNVAAMDFVEQVVQSFDIDMIIDTGDITDYGTPIEGSLLNRIEKLKIPYIFIAGNHDSPSIIDKMKNLKNVKVLEEEAVEVKDISIFGIADPASKTNDIKPATKIDFEKDIDKITNKLNELENTPQILAVHNPRTGRAFKGKVPVILYGHTHSFEIEETQGTIMINAGTTGSAGIRGLQAAKEIPYSMVLIYYDKRNTHFPKAVDVIKIYSIKKGFTLERIWLSD; encoded by the coding sequence ATGAAAAAGAGCAGGCTAGCATTTATAGCCCTTGTAGGAATAATAGGAGCATTAATATTTATTATATTATTCGGGAAAATGGATGTTAACATAAATGCCTTTGAAGTCCAGTTATCCATTAATATTATCGAACCTGGATATACTAAATTACTATTTCCACCCTTAGGTGAAATTAAAGCGAAAACCCACTCTTCTCCTATACAGTTTACTGTTTTGCTTAAAAATATCAATCCTGAAATAGTTAAGGAAGTTATTAATAATCCTGATAAAGAAAGAGTTTTTAATGATATAAAGATTAAGTCAATAGAATCGGTTAAAAAATTTATTTTTAAATTATTATTTCTTTCTGTATTAGGAAGTGGAATTTTAGGTTATCTGTTTAAATTTAAAGCTGTCTCAGAAATATTAGTATGTAGCTTAATAGGTTTTTTGATAGTTTCTACATTTATTTTTTGGGGTTATTTAACTTTTGATCATAATGCCTTTTTAGATCCAGAATATTCAGGAGTCCTGAAAGATGCCCCTTGGATAATGCGTCTTGCAGAAGAGACTATTGCAAGTGTAGATAAGTTAGGGAATATGCTGGAAGTAACAGCACAAAATGCTTATCTCCTTTTTGAAAAATTAGATGAACTAGAACCATTAGAATCAGATGGTGACTTAATAAAGGTTTTGCATATTTCTGATATTCACAATAATGTTGCTGCAATGGATTTTGTAGAACAGGTTGTCCAGAGTTTTGACATTGATATGATAATCGATACGGGGGATATAACTGATTACGGAACACCTATTGAAGGGTCTTTATTGAATAGAATTGAAAAATTAAAAATACCATATATATTTATAGCAGGTAATCATGATTCTCCATCAATAATAGATAAAATGAAGAATCTCAAAAATGTAAAGGTCCTTGAGGAGGAAGCTGTAGAGGTTAAAGATATAAGTATATTTGGTATAGCTGATCCTGCATCAAAAACTAATGATATCAAGCCTGCCACTAAAATTGATTTTGAAAAAGATATAGATAAAATCACCAACAAACTTAATGAATTAGAAAATACCCCGCAAATTTTAGCCGTCCATAACCCCAGGACCGGCCGGGCTTTTAAAGGTAAAGTGCCCGTGATACTGTATGGCCATACCCATTCCTTTGAAATTGAAGAGACCCAAGGGACGATCATGATAAATGCAGGAACTACGGGAAGTGCCGGAATTAGAGGATTGCAGGCTGCAAAAGAAATACCTTATAGTATGGTCCTTATATATTATGATAAGCGCAATACCCATTTTCCAAAGGCAGTAGATGTAATAAAGATATATAGCATAAAAAAGGGATTTACATTGGAAAGGATATGGCTTTCCGATTAA
- a CDS encoding competence/damage-inducible protein A — translation MNSEIISVGTELLLGQIDNINTRIISQKLSEIGINVFFHTSVGDNRERISSVFKIALERSDLIIFTGGLGPTLDDLTKETVAEVLRLELNYDEDTLNRIRAFFKKMQREMPENNKKQALVPEGAITIPNENGTAPGIILQTGEKIIILLPGPPNEMEPMLNKFVIPFLRKRLSNEVIKSRVLRFIGIGESSLEQKILDILKKQTNPTVAPLAKQGEVTLRITAKAKSEKDANELIEPIIQTIKERVGEYIYSYDNDPMEAVVGRMLIERRCTISIAESCTGGYLSHLLTNIPGISAVFDRGIISYSNKSKTEILNVPAEILKQKGAVSQETAISMASWIRKLSGTDLGVAITGIAGPDGGTPLKPVGLVFIALSTDSGDLCEKYLFNGNREAIKRRSALAALDLIRRYLKIR, via the coding sequence ATGAATTCAGAAATAATATCTGTTGGTACGGAACTTTTATTAGGCCAAATTGACAATATTAATACCCGGATTATTTCCCAAAAATTATCTGAAATAGGGATAAATGTATTTTTTCACACAAGTGTAGGAGATAATAGAGAACGAATTTCTTCGGTATTTAAAATAGCCCTGGAGCGTTCAGATCTGATTATATTCACAGGGGGATTAGGCCCAACCCTCGATGACCTTACAAAAGAAACGGTTGCAGAAGTATTAAGATTGGAATTAAATTATGATGAAGATACCCTTAACCGAATACGGGCTTTTTTCAAAAAGATGCAGAGAGAAATGCCGGAAAACAATAAAAAACAAGCATTAGTTCCTGAAGGGGCTATAACTATTCCAAATGAAAATGGTACAGCTCCCGGGATTATATTACAGACCGGGGAAAAAATAATTATTCTTTTACCTGGGCCACCTAATGAAATGGAACCGATGCTTAATAAATTCGTTATACCTTTTTTACGGAAACGTCTCAGTAATGAGGTTATTAAATCCAGGGTATTAAGATTTATAGGAATTGGAGAATCATCTTTAGAACAAAAAATATTAGATATTTTAAAAAAACAAACCAATCCTACCGTGGCACCTCTCGCGAAGCAGGGGGAAGTAACTTTGCGTATAACTGCTAAGGCTAAATCAGAAAAAGATGCAAATGAATTAATAGAGCCTATAATACAGACCATAAAAGAGCGGGTAGGGGAATATATATACAGCTATGACAATGATCCGATGGAAGCAGTTGTTGGAAGGATGTTAATTGAACGGAGGTGTACCATTTCTATTGCTGAATCCTGTACCGGTGGATATCTATCCCATCTTCTTACCAATATACCTGGAATTTCGGCTGTCTTTGATAGAGGAATAATTTCTTACAGTAATAAATCAAAAACAGAAATCTTAAATGTCCCTGCCGAAATCTTAAAGCAAAAGGGAGCCGTAAGCCAGGAAACGGCTATTTCTATGGCGTCATGGATTAGAAAATTATCCGGAACAGATCTCGGTGTGGCCATTACTGGGATAGCTGGCCCTGATGGCGGAACCCCTTTAAAACCGGTAGGATTAGTTTTCATAGCCCTTTCGACTGATTCAGGTGACCTCTGTGAAAAATACCTGTTTAATGGGAACAGGGAAGCTATAAAAAGGAGATCAGCATTGGCTGCTCTTGATTTAATTAGGAGGTATTTAAAAATTAGATAA
- a CDS encoding AAA family ATPase, producing the protein MVKEISLGVFLAVIIFLLLQGVNVMPIVFFLGLFSMIYYLIDNSGIKKSYNKISSKQSTITFQDIGGQDIAKKELLEALDFIKERDSIIKLGIRPLKGILLIGPPGTGKTLLAKAAANYIDSVFLATSGSEFIEMYAGVGAQRIRKLFETAYQSAKKEEKNNAVIFIDEIDVLAGRRGQHNSHLEYDQTLNQLLVEMDGIKIEDDVRILVIGATNRHDILDPAILRPGRFDRIVKVDLPDRDSRLHILKIHTKNKPLSDDVNLEKIAKETFGFSGAHLESLTNEAAILAMREKEELIHERHFYEAIDKVIMGEKLNRKPTKDEIYRIAVHETGHALLSEIINPGSVSAITITSRGNALGYMRQNYHDDLYLYTRDYLENQIAILLGGSVAEEILIGNRSTGASSDFEEAVDFAKRIIYSGLSDLGVIDKDSISSKIIYETISKIIKRQEERAFNYISSRKDIVLKVTDRLLESEKLYGNEFRQIIETNYLESEG; encoded by the coding sequence GTGGTTAAAGAAATTAGCCTGGGGGTTTTTTTGGCTGTAATTATATTCTTATTGCTTCAAGGGGTCAATGTAATGCCTATAGTCTTTTTCCTGGGCCTATTTTCAATGATATATTATTTAATTGATAATTCCGGGATAAAGAAAAGTTATAATAAAATTTCAAGTAAACAATCTACAATAACCTTTCAAGATATTGGGGGGCAGGATATAGCCAAAAAGGAATTGCTAGAGGCTCTGGATTTCATTAAAGAAAGGGACAGTATCATAAAGTTAGGTATAAGGCCGTTAAAAGGCATATTGCTGATCGGCCCACCCGGCACAGGGAAAACCCTTCTGGCTAAAGCGGCAGCAAATTATATTGATTCAGTTTTTCTGGCAACTTCCGGCAGTGAATTTATTGAGATGTATGCGGGAGTTGGGGCTCAGAGAATTAGAAAACTTTTTGAAACGGCATATCAGTCGGCAAAAAAGGAAGAAAAAAATAATGCCGTTATTTTTATAGATGAGATAGATGTCTTGGCCGGCAGACGGGGGCAGCATAACAGTCATTTAGAATATGATCAGACCCTTAATCAATTACTTGTAGAAATGGATGGAATTAAAATAGAGGACGATGTTAGAATTTTGGTTATAGGGGCTACAAACCGACACGATATTTTGGACCCTGCTATACTGAGACCGGGGCGTTTTGATAGAATCGTAAAGGTTGATTTGCCCGATAGGGATAGCAGACTTCATATATTAAAAATCCATACCAAGAACAAACCCCTTAGCGATGATGTAAATCTGGAGAAAATAGCCAAAGAAACCTTTGGTTTTTCCGGTGCTCATTTAGAAAGTTTGACAAATGAAGCTGCCATTCTAGCAATGAGAGAAAAGGAAGAATTAATTCACGAAAGGCATTTCTATGAAGCTATTGATAAGGTAATTATGGGAGAAAAATTAAATAGAAAGCCAACCAAAGACGAGATTTACAGAATTGCGGTTCATGAAACGGGACATGCCTTATTAAGTGAAATAATAAACCCCGGGTCGGTTTCAGCAATAACAATTACCTCCAGGGGTAATGCATTAGGTTATATGCGACAAAATTATCACGATGACTTGTATCTATATACAAGGGATTATCTTGAGAACCAAATTGCTATTCTACTTGGTGGGTCGGTAGCAGAGGAAATCCTCATTGGAAACAGGAGCACAGGGGCTTCAAGCGATTTTGAAGAAGCGGTCGATTTTGCAAAAAGGATAATTTATTCGGGTTTATCTGATTTGGGAGTAATTGACAAAGATAGCATTTCATCCAAAATTATTTATGAAACGATAAGTAAAATAATAAAACGACAGGAAGAAAGGGCTTTTAATTATATCTCTTCCCGAAAAGATATTGTATTGAAAGTTACAGACAGGCTGTTGGAATCAGAAAAACTATATGGAAACGAATTCCGCCAAATTATAGAAACAAATTATTTAGAATCTGAAGGTTAA
- the pgsA gene encoding CDP-diacylglycerol--glycerol-3-phosphate 3-phosphatidyltransferase, giving the protein MNLANKLTLTRIILVPVFLFFLLTKIKYGIYIAVTIFVVAASTDGLDGYIARSRNQITKFGKLIDPLADKLLISAALIALVEMGKISTWIAVIIIGREFAITGLRVIAASEGKVISASPLGKIKTISQIIAIVSILLNNFPFSLINFPFGTIAMGIAVTFTVLSGIDYFYRNINLIEIKRE; this is encoded by the coding sequence ATAAATCTAGCTAATAAATTGACATTAACCCGAATTATCCTTGTGCCCGTTTTTTTGTTTTTTCTATTAACCAAAATAAAATACGGAATTTACATTGCAGTTACTATTTTTGTCGTAGCTGCAAGCACAGATGGACTGGATGGTTATATTGCCAGGTCTAGAAACCAGATTACAAAGTTCGGGAAATTGATAGACCCTCTAGCTGATAAATTATTGATATCTGCAGCATTAATCGCTCTTGTTGAGATGGGGAAGATATCTACCTGGATTGCGGTGATTATAATAGGTCGAGAATTCGCAATTACCGGTCTTAGGGTTATTGCAGCTTCCGAAGGCAAAGTAATCTCAGCTAGTCCGTTGGGGAAAATAAAGACTATCAGCCAGATAATTGCTATTGTAAGTATTTTATTAAACAATTTCCCTTTTAGTCTAATAAATTTTCCATTTGGAACTATAGCCATGGGAATAGCCGTAACTTTTACTGTATTATCTGGAATTGATTATTTTTATAGGAATATTAATTTAATAGAAATTAAAAGAGAGTGA
- the rimO gene encoding 30S ribosomal protein S12 methylthiotransferase RimO has translation MQKKVGVVSLGCDKNLVDTEIMLGILKSEGFEITTLPEEADILIVNTCGFIKSAKQETINTILEFAQYKKNRRNLILIATGCFVQRYKKVLEKEFPEVDVFLGVSDYHYIVNAIKEALKGKKVMKITKPNHFTLDNIPRVRSTSASSAYVKISEGCNNNCSYCVIPKIKGKFKSRPMEAILKEVNELVEQGIKEIIFIGQDTTKYGEDLYGNYKLPLLLQKTAEIKDVGWIRILYCYPDSITDELIDVMANEEKICKYLDIPFQHCSDNILKKMNRSITRKDIEKLIKKLREKIPNITLRSTFIIGFPGETKEHFMELLDFLKENKLDRVGMFTYSREEGTAAAKMPFQVPERIKKIRLNKAMKLQKQISLEKNRQLVGRKFKVLVEGSTEKKGWYYGRSERDAPDIDGFIYFYSQNCSVGDFVMVNILHGLEYDLIGEMEDVYKSS, from the coding sequence ATGCAAAAAAAAGTCGGGGTTGTTTCATTAGGTTGTGATAAAAATCTTGTAGATACAGAAATAATGTTAGGAATATTAAAAAGTGAAGGGTTTGAAATAACAACTTTACCGGAAGAGGCGGATATTCTAATTGTTAATACGTGTGGGTTTATTAAATCTGCCAAACAGGAGACTATAAATACCATTCTTGAATTTGCGCAATATAAAAAAAATAGGAGGAATTTAATACTAATAGCAACGGGGTGCTTTGTTCAAAGATATAAAAAGGTCTTAGAAAAGGAATTCCCTGAAGTCGATGTTTTCTTAGGGGTATCAGATTATCACTATATTGTTAATGCCATTAAAGAAGCACTAAAAGGAAAAAAAGTAATGAAGATAACAAAACCCAATCACTTTACCTTAGATAATATACCCAGAGTGCGTTCTACTTCAGCCAGTTCCGCATACGTAAAGATATCTGAAGGATGTAATAATAACTGCAGTTATTGTGTCATTCCTAAAATAAAGGGTAAGTTTAAAAGCCGTCCAATGGAAGCAATCCTCAAAGAGGTAAATGAGTTGGTAGAACAAGGCATAAAGGAAATAATTTTTATCGGTCAGGATACAACCAAATATGGGGAAGACCTTTATGGCAATTACAAATTACCGCTATTATTGCAAAAAACGGCCGAAATCAAGGATGTTGGGTGGATAAGAATTCTCTATTGTTATCCTGATAGCATTACCGATGAGTTGATTGATGTCATGGCTAATGAAGAGAAAATATGCAAATATTTAGATATACCATTTCAACACTGCAGTGATAATATACTTAAAAAAATGAATAGATCCATAACAAGAAAGGACATAGAAAAACTCATAAAAAAATTGAGAGAAAAAATTCCTAATATTACCCTGCGATCCACATTTATTATAGGATTTCCGGGGGAAACTAAAGAACATTTTATGGAACTATTGGATTTTCTTAAGGAAAATAAACTCGATAGGGTGGGAATGTTTACCTATTCCCGTGAAGAGGGAACGGCAGCAGCAAAAATGCCTTTTCAGGTACCGGAAAGAATAAAAAAAATAAGGTTGAATAAGGCAATGAAGCTGCAAAAACAAATATCACTGGAAAAGAATCGACAATTAGTGGGAAGGAAATTTAAGGTTTTAGTAGAGGGTTCTACAGAAAAAAAAGGATGGTATTACGGTAGAAGCGAGAGAGATGCTCCTGATATCGATGGTTTTATATATTTTTATAGTCAAAATTGTTCTGTTGGAGATTTTGTTATGGTAAATATTCTACACGGACTGGAATATGATTTAATTGGAGAGATGGAAGATGTATATAAATCTAGCTAA